Proteins from a genomic interval of Debaryomyces hansenii CBS767 chromosome E complete sequence:
- a CDS encoding DEHA2E23386p (no similarity) yields MHWAISNFPWKPFAIYIALIFGVRVLVGFESDGANFASVAISVLSTVTCGGIIIAHFIILVENLNRGVDRIIATEFINNRPMGVANSERRNEILKSTLINVNKQIITELKTNYIFKNTDSLISYYNRMISLFTARYARVYKDLPIDGIKGEDKIMLVAKNIYDEDYEHFCETKISLDTIKKYSEIKPLCEC; encoded by the coding sequence ATGCATTGGGCTATATCGAACTTTCCATGGAAACCTTTCGCAATATACATTGCTTTAATTTTTGGAGTACGCGTTTTAGTGGGATTTGAATCAGATGGTGCAAACTTTGCGTCCGTAGCTATTTCTGTATTGTCAACTGTTACTTGCGGTGGCATAATAATCGCCCATTTCATAATTCTAGTAGAAAATCTCAACAGAGGTGTTGATAGAATTATTGCCACAGAGTTCATAAATAATAGACCTATGGGTGTAGCCAACTCAGAGAGGAGGAATGAGATCTTAAAAAGCACACTCATTAACGTTAACAAGCAAATTATAACCGAATTGAAGACAAACTATATTTTTAAGAATACTGACAGCTTAATTTCCTACTATAATCGAATGATTAGTCTTTTCACTGCAAGATATGCAAGGGTTTACAAAGATTTACCGATTGATGGAATTAAAGGTGAGGATAAAATAATGTTAGTTGCAAAGAATATATACGACGAAGATTATGAACATTTCTGTGAGACTAAAATTTCGTTAGACACAATAAAGAAATACAGCGAAATTAAGCCTCTATGTGAATGCTAG
- a CDS encoding DEHA2E23408p (no similarity), producing MNWIILNFPVKEFIHASAPLVVCILFPYTTKIQWLLILFASFSGCISLVLTVIEAYEKVIRVYNKTLEKIVIPEFINKRPFKESDLTKRQEILECMLYNVNSKILSELKTNYTFKSTTRLIEFHDSIITDKSRKLTAGCIESRDNVVLEAKKM from the coding sequence ATGAATTGGATTATATTAAACTTTCCGGTTAAAGAATTCATACATGCTTCCGCTCCTCTAGTAGTTTGCATACTCTTTCCATATACAACGAAGATACAATGGTTGTTGATATTGTTCGCATCATTTTCAGGCTGCATTTCCCTTGTATTGACAGTAATTGAAGCGTACGAAAAGGTAATAAGAGTATACAATAAGACATTAGAGAAGATCGTCATTCCcgaatttataaataaaagaCCGTTTAAGGAATCCGATCTAACAAAGAGACAAGAAATTTTAGAATGCATGTTGTATAATGTgaattccaaaatattatctGAATTAAAGACTAATTATACATTCAAAAGTACTACTCGGCTAATTGAGTTTCACGATCTGATTATTACCGATAAATCTAGAAAATTGACAGCTGGGTGTATTGAAAGCAGGGACAATGTGGTGCTAGAAGCGAAGAAGATgtaa
- a CDS encoding DEHA2E23430p (no similarity), producing MGHWFLSNIPWKSLAVYTVISLAILCFKGPEDYGFLAFTFIGILLFLISIVVIFIRLDNHFEMIIRNSIVPEFMDKRPFREFDVVRKEVILQKILVDVNNSVNFKLKTNYSFTNTIDLVSQYNECMNKFANQLDKLYAGVPDEKIVGWHKIMLMAKNMAEEDMEYALNTAYSNELIQKYGTRNATPKKIIDKQESNLSKSSLNHETS from the coding sequence ATGGGCCATTGGTTTTTATCGAACATTCCATGGAAATCCTTGGCAGTATATACTGTAATTTCACTTGCAATCCTATGTTTTAAAGGACCTGAAGACTACGGGTTCCTAGCGTTCACATTTATAggaattcttcttttcttgatttctaTTGTGGTCATTTTCATTCGTCTTGATAATCATTTTGAAATgattattagaaatagtATTGTACCAGAGTTCATGGATAAAAGACCATTTAGAGAATTTGATGTCGTAAGGAAAGAAGTGATCTTGCAAAAAATCTTAGTTGATGTTAACAATTCAGTCAACTTTAAATTGAAGACGAATTATTCATTTACGAATACAATTGATTTGGTATCACAATATAATGAGTGTATGAATAAATTTGCAAACCAGCTTGATAAATTGTACGCGGGAGTACCTGATGAAAAAATCGTTGGTTGGCATAAAATCATGTTAATGGCCAAGAACATGGCGGAAGAAGATATGGAGTATGCCTTGAACACGGCTTATTCTAATGAACTAATACAGAAATACGGAACTCGGAATGCTACCCCGAAGaagattattgataaacaaGAAAGTAACTTATCGAAGAGTTCTTTAAACCATGAGACGTCataa
- a CDS encoding DEHA2E23452p (no similarity), protein MGHWFLSNIPWKSLKVYTVLVLVISLFNGVESNVFIAVTIGGLCFFVVYIAFNFIILNDNFRAIKRNIIIPEYMDKRPFRVLDPVKKEVILQQILANVNNAVNTRMRTDYSFTNTIELGLTYNECMTNFLNKFDKSDKGLSDKEIKGWDRIMLMAKNMEDEDLEYAINNTYSHELVEKYAPKCLDNLSKSPLDPLKTS, encoded by the coding sequence ATGGGCCATTGGTTTTTATCGAACATTCCATGGAAATCATTGAAGGTGTATACTGTACTTGTGCTTGTAATTTCACTTTTTAATGGAGTGGAAAGTAATGTATTCATAGCGGTCACTATAGGAGGACTTTGTTTTTTCGTGGTTTATATTgcattcaattttattattcttaacGATAATTTTAGAGcaattaaaagaaatatcataatACCGGAATATATGGATAAACGACCGTTTAGAGTACTTGATCCTGTAAAAAAAGAAGTGATTTTACAGCAAATACTTGCTAATGTTAACAATGCTGTTAATACTAGAATGAGAACAGATTACTCATTTACAAACACCATTGAATTAGGATTAACATATAATGAGTGTATGACGAATTTtctaaataaatttgaCAAATCTGATAAGGGGTTATCTGATAAGGAAATCAAGGGTTGGGATAGAATTATGTTGATGGCCAAGAACATGGAAGACgaagatttggaatatGCAATAAACAATACTTATTCGCATGAACTAGTAGAGAAATATGCCCCTAAGTGTCTAGATAACTTGTCGAAGAGTCCTCTAGACCCACTCAAGACATcataa
- a CDS encoding DEHA2E23474p (no similarity), with protein sequence MAHYIIPNLPWKSLAVYIALECTILSWNGVDSDEFAASTIIGVVFFMFYITFIFAFIQAKFEGIITGIIIPEFIDKRPFREIDIGRKEAILQDILCNVNNKVQFALGTNYSYTNTFSLVDKYQHCMRTFEYKFNKVYRNLSVEDNVWDKIVSVASDSGNDNLRKASRQRPVEIRGWDKIMLVARNIENEDIEYIMSKTYSPELIQTYGTIREN encoded by the coding sequence ATGGCGCATTATATTATACCAAATCTCCCATGGAAATCATTAGCAGTATATATTGCACTTGAATGTACCATCCTAAGCTGGAATGGAGTTGATAGCGATGAGTTCGCAGCGTCCACTATAATCGGAGTTGTTTTTTTCATGTTTTATATTACGTTTATATTCGCTTTTATTCAGGCAAAATTTGAAGGTATTATTACGggtattattattccaGAGTTTATAGACAAACGGCCTTTTAGGGAGATTGATATTGGAAGAAAAGAAGCTATTTTACAAGACATATTATGTAATGTTAACAATAAAGTCCAGTTTGCATTAGGGACTAATTATTCATACACAAATACCTTTAGTTTAGTAGATAAATACCAACATTGCATGAGAACTTTTGAGTATAAATTTAACAAGGTATATAGAAATTTGTCAGTTGAGGATAATGTCTGGGACAAGATTGTGTCTGTGGCGCTGGATAGTGGAAATGACAATTTGAGGAAAGCGTCTAGGCAACGTCCTGTGGAAATTCGAGGTTGGGATAAAATCATGTTAGTGGCTAGAAACatagaaaatgaagacaTTGAGTATATTATGAGCAAGACATACTCGCCTGAACTAATACAAACCTACGGTACGATCAGAGAAAATTAA
- a CDS encoding DEHA2E23518p (no similarity), with protein MAHWILSNFPWKALLVYILLQVAAYLCFGRDGVFIVLLLGIPGAFICLMVSFMPLETTFNEIIEEILIPEFIEKRPFKEISFKRQEILEDILSSVNTKINYMMGTNYGYTGSNEMVRGYKGIMTKFEERFNEAYNEASIEEIQGWDKILLIAKNIQDEDLNKAYENLVPSKLAHKYSKFQQPLEPTTDGYELHNIDNSKDASNIV; from the coding sequence ATGGCACACTGGATTCTATCAAACTTTCCATGGAAGGCATTGCTCGTTTATATTCTACTCCAAGTGGCTGCATACTTATGCTTTGGAAGGGATGGAGTATTTATTGTTCTCTTATTGGGAATTCCTGGGGCGTTCATTTGCTTGATGGTATCCTTCATGCCACTTGAGACAACTTTCAACgaaataattgaagaaatccTTATACCCGAATTTATAGAAAAAAGACCGTTTAAAgaaatttctttcaaaagaCAGGAAATTCTAGAAGACATATTAAGCAGTGTTAATACgaaaatcaattatatgATGGGGACAAACTATGGATATACTGGCAGTAATGAGATGGTTCGCGGTTACAAAGGAATTATGACTAAATTTGAGGAAAGATTTAATGAAGCCTACAACGAAGCttctattgaagaaattcaagGTTGGGacaaaattttgttgatagcaaaaaatatacaagatgaagatttgaataagGCTTATGAAAATCTAGTCCCATCGAAATTAGCACATAAATATAGCAAATTCCAACAGCCACTAGAACCGACAACTGATGGCTACGAGCTACATAATATCGATAACTCAAAAGATGCCTCAAATATTGTTTAG
- a CDS encoding DEHA2E23540p (no similarity) yields MAHWFKSNFPWKALGVYLLTVFIACFRWGDIPLVLGTFFGIIAFTLYCCITFGIYDSIFNGIIKEILIPEFIDKRPFRETEYVKKDEILQEILHNVNDKVYRRMGFHYGYTTTKTLLSAYELYISNFEKKYLEHYKDIPVEEIQGWDKIMLVAKNIQDEDLNFVFGNVISLDLINKYSTKKPVIVPEDNSNSNQLNKNSCKNNEYELSNMKDTAKVSEMV; encoded by the coding sequence ATGGCACATTGGTTCAAATCAAACTTTCCGTGGAAAGCATTGGGTGTTTATTTGTTAACTGTATTTATTGCTTGTTTTAGGTGGGGAGATATACCACTAGTTCTTGGTACAttttttggtattattgCATTCACTTTGTACTGTTGTATAACCTTTGGGATTTACGATTCTATATTCAACGGAATAATTAAGGAAATTCTTATTCCcgaatttattgataaaagGCCATTTAGGGAAACTGAATATGTGaaaaaagatgaaattttacAAGAGATCTTACATAATGTTAACGACAAAGTGTACCGTAGAATGGGATTCCATTATGGATATACTACTACTAAAACCTTGCTTTCCGCATATGAATTGtatatatcaaattttgaaaagaaatatttagaaCATTACAAAGATATACCTGTTGAAGAGATTCAAGGCTGGGATAAAATTATGTTGGTGGCCAAGAACATTCAGGACGAAGATCTAAATTTTGTCTTTGGAAATGTGATTTCTttggatttgattaataagTATAGTACAAAAAAACCAGTGATTGTACCTGAAGACAATAGTAATAGTAATCAGCTAAATAAAAATAGTTgcaaaaataatgaatatgaGTTGAGTAACATGAAAGATACGGCAAAAGTCTCAGAGATGGTTTAG
- a CDS encoding DEHA2E23562p (no similarity), translated as MTTQHQADLYLLPHTSQYPSLIHSKEDLESVLLVPSTFTSKSEWDLVVPFLLAKGKYHLLIPDFSCYGENVSDDAAVARPQQLFSVREISALLAHLIRKTAIKGKAKIVGLSLGAIIAISVASLYSDVVNDAVFVSGYEVYPHLDPAGIAPYGLWAINRIERLVPISIIRWAMDGADIQQESRSGSLSFCREIIRCLSGVDSWPPIPWPSRTMIVAAGKRNWFLPSADHPEDAKKLADIGKIMNGRTVAVVHPLMRHPWNRQAPELFAEAVWTWFEKGRLTEGFQHL; from the coding sequence ATGACAACACAACATCAGGCAGacttatatttattacCTCATACTTCTCAGTATCCTTCATTGATACATAGCAAAGAAGACTTAGAAAGTGTCCTTCTCGTGCCAAGTACATTTACTTCAAAGAGTGAATGGGACCTTGTAGTGCCATTTCTTTTAGCCAAGGGTAAGTACCATTTGCTTATCCCAGATTTCTCATGTTATGGAGAAAACGTATCAGACGATGCAGCGGTTGCTAGACCCCAACAATTATTTTCCGTTCGAGAAATTTCGGCTCTTTTGGCTCATCTTATACGTAAAACTGCCATCAAGGGGAAGGCAAAGATTGTTGGCCTAAGCTTGGGAGCTATCATTGCTATTAGTGTCGCGTCTTTATATTCGGACGTTGTGAACGACGCAGTGTTTGTATCTGGATATGAAGTCTATCCGCACCTAGATCCAGCTGGAATAGCGCCCTATGGGTTATGGGCGATAAATAGGATTGAAAGACTTGTTCCCATCAGTATAATTAGATGGGCTATGGATGGTGCTGATATACAACAGGAGCTGCGATCTGGTAGTCTATCTTTTTGTAGAGAGATAATTCGTTGTTTATCTGGTGTGGACTCCTGGCCGCCTATTCCATGGCCTTCGCGTACAATGATTGTAGCTGCCGGAAAAAGGAACTGGTTTCTTCCTTCCGCAGACCATCCCGAAGATGCAAAAAAGTTGGCTGATATTGGAAAGATCATGAACGGTAGAACTGTTGCCGTTGTCCATCCGCTTATGAGACATCCCTGGAATAGACAAGCGCCCGAATTGTTTGCTGAGGCGGTTTGGACCTGGTTTGAGAAGGGGAGACTAACGGAGGGATTTCAGCATTTGTGA
- a CDS encoding DEHA2E23584p (no similarity) translates to MVSDKLFWWGTGILIVGLSAGFIHIIYLDILHKQKMVSGIIEEMLIPEFINKRPFREIDHSKREKILKDILKSVNSNVSCRMGTDNLDYRDYYKNTASLLKTYNCRISRFEEKYLEHYKDMPVEEIRGWDKVMLVAKNLQDDDLNFAYDNVAPPDLINKYSTRKPIIAPKDSGTSMEEIVSKNNSYEIA, encoded by the coding sequence ATGGTATCAGATAAATTGTTTTGGTGGGGGACTGGTATACTAATCGTGGGTTTATCCGCTGGGTTTATCCATATTATTTACTTAGATATTCTTCACAAACAAAAAATGGTAAGTGGAATCATCGAAGAGATGCTTATTCCGGAGTTTATAAACAAAAGGCCGTTTAGAGAAATAGATCATCTGAAAAGAgagaaaattttgaaggaCATATTGAAGAGTGTCAATAGCAATGTGAGTTGTAGAATGGGAACTGACAATCTTGATTATAGAgattattataaaaataCTGCTAGCTTGCTTAAGACGTATAATTGCCGTATTTcaagatttgaagaaaagtATTTAGAACATTACAAGGATATGcctgttgaagaaattcgAGGTTGGGATAAAGTTATGTTAGTAGCCAAGAACCTCCAGGATGATGATCTAAATTTTGCTTATGACAATGTGGCTCCTCCAGATCTAATTAATAAGTATAGTACAAGGAAGCCCATCATAGCACCTAAAGATAGTGGTACTCTGATGGAAGAAATCGTTAGCAAGAACAATTCATACGAGATTGCCTAA
- a CDS encoding DEHA2E23606p (no similarity), translated as MGIFLLIIIPLIFYYGITFKFYDFAFNVEIVILEFIDKRPFKETEYMKKEEILQDILYNVNNQVYRRKGINYGYTSTRTLLSGYQSYVSQFEDKYLKHYKDTPVEEIQGWDKIMLLAKNIQDEDINSAYKSVISSELIDEYSTKKPMIRSKSYDKSLDEHIKKSN; from the coding sequence ATGGGTATATTTttgcttattattattccattaattttttattatggTATAACCTTTAAATTTTATGATTTTGCATTCAATGTAGAAATCGTTATTCTAGAATTTATCGACAAGAGACCGTTTAAGGAAACCGAATACATgaaaaaggaagaaatttTACAAGATATCTTGTATAATGTTAACAACCAAGTGTATCGTAGAAAGGGAATTAATTACGGATACACTAGTACAAGGACCTTGCTTCTGGGATATCAATCTTATGTTTCACAATTTGAAgacaaatatttaaaacatTACAAAGATACACCTGTGGAAGAAATTCAAGGCTGGGATAAAATTATGTTATTAGCTAAAAACATtcaagatgaagatataaaTTCTGCTTATAAAAGCGTGATCTCTTCAGAATTGATTGATGAATATAGTACAAAAAAGCCAATGATTCGGTCTAAATCCTATGATAAGCTGCTAGATGAGCACATTAAGAAAAGTAACTGA